Proteins co-encoded in one Flavobacterium sp. M31R6 genomic window:
- a CDS encoding tetratricopeptide repeat protein, with the protein MKKIAHLLLISFIFICFTAHSQKNIWDENPSDSQVELDSLLTILPTSKGEKKMSLLNRIAEIYWTTDPNKTLKYGSEALRLSIEFKNKDQEGLALINLCQGYLFNNIYDKALKYGLQSLEVRKAIGNDYDLAFTLRTLGWLYYDIGYYEKALDYHNQALIIHEKIGDKQRIAYSYNSIGIIHDGKGDYNLALFFFKKSLKLIEDSNNMDRIAETMKNMGICYRKINELNLAKKFLESALVIESQIKYDYKKVYILHELAIVHLKLKNYEECYLLLEESRNIIKVLGNKKELLLENDKIMSDYYLALNNYKQAFHFYRKYTNSNAEVFTSKKSEKLAEMRILYEAERRESEIKLLEQQHQLEAQKRKSLLIGSLLLAIIGILIIASLWNNIKKKKAIYLKNHQLSKEKLKSQFLLQENLERRLDFRTKELTNLALFISQRTNIYKDLTKSLKNLKFTDLSVLKQDINALINDYTFKFDLNEDIQQFHSNIETLQSDFLFRIKEKHPNLTDKDIQLAVQVKLKLSSKEIANINNISANSVEIGRHRLRKKLGLENKDNLVNYLENI; encoded by the coding sequence ATGAAAAAAATCGCCCATCTCCTACTTATTAGTTTTATATTCATCTGTTTTACAGCCCACTCTCAGAAAAATATATGGGATGAAAATCCAAGTGATTCACAGGTTGAACTAGACAGTTTGTTAACAATCTTGCCTACATCTAAAGGAGAAAAGAAAATGTCTTTATTAAATAGAATTGCCGAGATATACTGGACCACCGATCCTAATAAAACTTTGAAATATGGCTCGGAAGCTTTACGTTTATCAATTGAGTTTAAAAATAAAGACCAAGAAGGGCTAGCACTAATAAATTTGTGTCAGGGTTATTTGTTTAATAATATCTATGACAAAGCTTTAAAATACGGATTACAATCCTTAGAAGTACGAAAAGCCATCGGAAATGATTATGATCTCGCCTTTACCTTACGCACACTTGGCTGGTTGTACTATGACATTGGGTATTATGAAAAAGCATTAGATTATCATAACCAAGCTTTAATCATACATGAAAAAATAGGCGACAAGCAACGAATTGCATACAGTTATAACAGTATTGGAATAATTCATGATGGCAAAGGCGATTATAATTTGGCATTATTTTTTTTTAAAAAATCTTTAAAGCTCATAGAAGATTCTAATAATATGGATAGGATTGCAGAAACTATGAAAAATATGGGCATTTGCTATCGCAAAATTAATGAACTCAATTTGGCCAAAAAATTCTTAGAGTCTGCACTGGTTATTGAGAGTCAAATTAAATATGACTATAAAAAGGTTTATATTCTTCATGAACTTGCCATAGTACACTTAAAACTTAAAAATTATGAAGAATGTTATTTATTGTTAGAAGAATCTAGGAATATTATTAAGGTATTGGGTAACAAAAAGGAACTACTTTTAGAGAATGATAAAATTATGTCCGATTATTATTTAGCATTAAATAATTATAAGCAGGCTTTCCATTTTTACAGGAAATATACTAATAGTAACGCTGAAGTTTTCACAAGCAAAAAAAGTGAAAAGTTGGCTGAAATGCGGATTTTATATGAGGCTGAACGACGCGAATCTGAAATCAAGTTATTAGAACAACAACACCAGTTGGAAGCACAGAAGAGAAAATCCTTATTGATTGGCTCTTTACTATTGGCGATCATAGGAATTCTAATAATAGCTTCGCTATGGAATAATATAAAAAAGAAAAAAGCTATTTATCTAAAAAATCATCAACTTTCGAAGGAAAAATTAAAATCACAATTTCTATTGCAGGAGAATTTAGAACGCAGATTGGATTTTAGAACTAAAGAACTTACAAATTTAGCTTTGTTCATTTCTCAAAGAACTAATATTTATAAGGATCTGACAAAATCTTTAAAAAATTTAAAATTTACCGATTTAAGCGTACTTAAACAAGACATCAATGCGCTTATAAACGATTACACTTTTAAATTTGATTTAAATGAAGATATTCAACAATTTCACTCAAACATAGAAACTCTACAAAGTGATTTTTTATTTAGAATTAAAGAAAAACATCCTAATTTAACGGATAAAGACATTCAGTTGGCGGTACAGGTTAAACTAAAACTTAGCTCTAAGGAAATAGCAAATATTAATAATATCTCTGCTAATTCAGTAGAAATTGGAAGGCATAGACTAAGAAAAAAATTAGGATTAGAAAACAAAGACAACCTAGTTAATTATCTGGAAAACATTTAG
- a CDS encoding DUF1338 domain-containing protein, with protein sequence MNTTKLLSKLWEQYAEITPSAKKIHDLLERKGEEIKNDHIAIRTFNDSRVNINVLERLFLELGYEEKGKYVFESKKLFAKHYEHTTDKNAPRIFISELELEKCSQKLQETVNTILDNCDQATFSNPELVICGSVWESNSQEIYNQLLEESEYAAWMYIYGFRANHFTINVNALKDFDTLQDLNAFLEDSGWKLNASGGKIKGTPEQLLEQSSTLADLHMVDFKEGSLQIPSCYYEFALRYPMSNGELYQGFITSSADKIFESTDVKLQSI encoded by the coding sequence ATGAATACAACTAAATTACTGTCAAAATTGTGGGAGCAATATGCTGAAATTACTCCATCTGCAAAAAAAATTCACGATCTACTAGAGCGAAAAGGTGAAGAAATAAAAAATGATCACATAGCTATTCGAACATTTAATGATTCGCGTGTAAATATTAATGTTTTAGAAAGACTTTTTCTAGAACTTGGCTATGAAGAAAAAGGAAAATATGTTTTTGAATCAAAAAAATTATTTGCCAAGCATTATGAACATACTACCGATAAAAATGCTCCACGAATTTTTATATCCGAATTAGAGTTAGAAAAATGTTCTCAAAAATTACAAGAAACCGTAAACACCATTTTAGATAATTGCGATCAAGCTACTTTTAGCAATCCTGAATTGGTGATTTGCGGTAGTGTTTGGGAGTCAAATTCTCAAGAAATTTACAACCAATTATTAGAAGAATCTGAATATGCCGCTTGGATGTATATTTATGGATTCCGTGCTAACCATTTTACCATAAACGTCAATGCTTTAAAAGATTTTGATACCCTACAAGACTTAAATGCTTTCTTAGAAGATAGTGGTTGGAAACTAAATGCTTCTGGAGGAAAAATCAAAGGAACTCCTGAGCAATTACTAGAGCAATCAAGCACATTGGCCGATTTACATATGGTTGATTTTAAAGAAGGATCTTTACAAATTCCCTCTTGTTATTATGAATTTGCTCTTCGTTATCCTATGTCAAATGGGGAGTTGTATCAAGGTTTTATAACTTCCTCTGCTGATAAAATTTTTGAAAGCACTGATGTAAAACTACAAAGCATTTAA
- a CDS encoding DNA-binding protein, whose protein sequence is MNDNITKDDLSQFGLLLVEQFKKIIEKNQNKEEGGLNPEWLKSRVVRKLMDMSAASLQNLRITGKVRFKKVLGSYYYSKSDLMNLFSDKN, encoded by the coding sequence ATGAACGATAATATAACTAAAGATGATTTAAGCCAATTTGGTCTATTGCTAGTGGAGCAGTTCAAAAAAATTATAGAGAAAAACCAAAATAAAGAAGAAGGTGGCTTAAATCCAGAATGGCTTAAAAGCCGTGTTGTCAGGAAACTAATGGATATGTCTGCTGCATCGTTACAGAATCTCCGGATAACGGGAAAAGTGCGCTTCAAAAAAGTTTTAGGATCTTATTATTATAGCAAATCAGATTTAATGAATCTGTTCAGCGATAAAAACTAA
- a CDS encoding DUF6660 family protein produces the protein MKFTNIILSIIIVVLSCMPCADKEQGVSSVKVTITNSSKQHHEKDTCSPLCICNCCGCQGFAYNTICNYNFVAIKNIIDKKLPEYKSILTSNFFGSIWQPPQINA, from the coding sequence TTGAAATTTACAAACATCATATTGTCAATTATCATCGTAGTACTTTCCTGTATGCCTTGTGCAGACAAGGAACAAGGCGTTTCGTCTGTAAAAGTAACTATAACCAATAGCTCAAAACAGCACCACGAAAAAGACACCTGTTCTCCTTTGTGCATTTGTAACTGTTGTGGTTGCCAAGGTTTCGCCTACAATACAATATGCAATTACAATTTTGTTGCCATTAAAAACATAATTGACAAAAAACTGCCTGAATACAAATCAATTCTTACTTCCAATTTCTTCGGAAGTATCTGGCAACCGCCTCAAATTAATGCTTAA
- a CDS encoding aldehyde dehydrogenase family protein, whose protein sequence is MTSIALQFGIKEALSQLGIKEINDGTSTGVNNFSNGEILESYSPVDGQLIAKVKTSTTEDYEKVMSSATAAFKTFRLMPAPQRGEIVRQFGDKLRQNKEALGKLVSYEMGKSLQEGYGEVQEMIDICDFAVGLSRQLHGLTMHSERPGHRMYEQYHSLGVVGIISAFNFPVAVWAWNTALAWICGDVCVWKPSEKTPLCSIACQNIIAEVIKENNLPEGISCLVNGDYKIGALLSSDVRVPLISATGSTRMGKIVAQTVAGRLGRSLLELGGNNAIIVTPDADIKMTVIGAVFGAVGTAGQRCTSTRRLIIHESIYDKVKDAVVSAYGQLRIGNPLDEKNHVGPLIDKQAVEFYNNALTKVIEEGGKILVEGDVLSGEGYESGCYVKPAIAEADNSFEIVQHETFAPVLYLIKYSGTVENAIDVQNGVAQGLSSAIMTNNLREAERFLSVTGSDCGIANVNIGTSGAEIGGAFGGEKETGGGRESGSDAWKVYMRRQTNTINYTTSLPLAQGIKFDL, encoded by the coding sequence ATGACATCAATAGCATTACAATTTGGAATTAAAGAAGCTTTATCTCAATTGGGAATAAAGGAAATTAATGATGGAACTTCAACAGGTGTAAATAATTTTTCAAATGGTGAAATCCTTGAAAGTTATTCACCTGTAGATGGGCAATTAATTGCAAAAGTAAAAACTTCTACTACTGAAGATTATGAAAAAGTAATGAGTTCAGCTACAGCTGCATTCAAAACATTTCGATTGATGCCAGCTCCACAACGTGGTGAAATTGTGCGTCAGTTTGGAGATAAATTGCGTCAAAACAAAGAAGCCTTAGGGAAATTGGTTTCTTATGAAATGGGGAAATCATTGCAAGAAGGATATGGCGAAGTCCAAGAGATGATTGACATCTGCGATTTTGCTGTGGGACTTTCACGTCAGTTACACGGATTAACGATGCACTCTGAGCGTCCAGGACATAGAATGTATGAGCAATACCATTCGCTGGGTGTTGTCGGAATTATTTCTGCCTTTAATTTTCCCGTAGCAGTTTGGGCTTGGAATACAGCATTGGCTTGGATTTGTGGAGATGTTTGTGTTTGGAAACCCTCTGAAAAAACACCTCTTTGTAGTATTGCCTGTCAAAATATCATTGCCGAAGTTATAAAAGAAAACAACCTTCCTGAAGGAATTTCTTGTCTAGTCAATGGCGATTACAAAATAGGAGCATTATTAAGTAGCGATGTTCGTGTACCCCTAATCTCAGCAACCGGTTCTACACGTATGGGTAAAATTGTTGCTCAAACTGTGGCTGGCCGTTTAGGAAGATCGTTGTTGGAGTTAGGTGGAAACAATGCGATTATTGTAACGCCAGATGCTGATATTAAAATGACCGTTATCGGAGCTGTTTTTGGAGCTGTTGGTACGGCTGGTCAACGTTGTACTTCTACTCGTCGTTTGATTATTCACGAAAGTATTTATGATAAAGTAAAAGATGCCGTTGTATCGGCTTACGGACAATTGAGAATTGGAAATCCATTAGACGAGAAAAATCACGTTGGACCGTTAATTGATAAACAGGCGGTTGAATTTTATAATAATGCTTTGACAAAAGTGATTGAAGAAGGCGGTAAAATTCTTGTTGAAGGTGATGTGCTTTCTGGCGAAGGTTATGAAAGCGGATGCTATGTAAAACCTGCAATTGCTGAAGCAGATAACTCCTTTGAAATTGTTCAACATGAAACTTTTGCCCCAGTATTATATTTGATCAAATATTCTGGAACTGTCGAAAATGCAATCGATGTTCAAAACGGAGTAGCACAAGGATTATCATCTGCCATTATGACCAACAATCTGCGTGAAGCCGAAAGATTTTTATCTGTCACGGGTTCTGATTGCGGCATTGCCAATGTAAACATCGGAACTTCTGGAGCTGAAATTGGTGGAGCTTTTGGAGGAGAAAAAGAAACTGGTGGAGGCAGAGAATCCGGTTCTGATGCTTGGAAAGTCTATATGCGCCGTCAAACCAATACAATTAATTATACTACAAGTTTACCCTTAGCTCAGGGAATCAAATTCGATTTATAA